CTTCAAAACGCAGCAAATTTTCTAGCAGAATTTTTAATGAGAACGGTAATTTAGCGACCTTGTCGCCTAAACCCGCTAATGAATAGATTTGATATTTTTTGCCGTTTACTTCCAGCGTTTGGCGTGCGTTGAAACTGTTACTCATTCAGCAACCCTTTCGTTAATGTTGATTAAAGCGTGTACTTGCGGAGGCGGTATGTGTAAAAGACCAACAACACAACCACCGCCGAAAAAGAGGCGCGCATTATAACCTAGGCTTAGGATAATTACTGCCCCTACAGCGGTCGGCCACACATACTATATTAATAGAGGGGCGCTCCAGTCACTACAGGGACCGAGCACCACGCGCCAGGCCAATGGGATCTAACAAACGGCGCAACTGCTCCGCATCTAACGTATCGACCATTTCTAAGGCCACATCGAAAATGGGACGGCCTTCTTGATAAGCGCGCTTGGCAATTTGCGCAGCACGCTCATAGCCGATCTCATCGTTAAGTGCGGTTACCAATATCGGATTTTGTGCCAGCGTCTGCTGCAAACGTTCGGTATTAATAGTGAAGCCCGCAATCGCTTTATCGGTCAAGCTGCGAGCGGCACGACTTAACAAATCAATACTGTTTAACAAATTATGCGCGATCAGCGGCAACATCACATTCAGCTGAAAATTACCGGACTGCCCCGCAATCGTCAGGGTCACATGCTGCCCCATCACTTGCGCCGCCGCCATCGCAACGACTTCGGGAATCACCGGGTTCACCTTGCCGGGCATAATGCTGCTGCCCGGCTGCAAGGCCGGCAAGCTAATTTCACCTAAACCAGCTAATGGCCCACTGTTCATCCAGCGTAAATCGTTGGCGATTTTCATCAGGCTAACCGCCAAGGTATTCAAATGCCCACTCATTTCTACCGCGGTATCTTGTGCACTCATTTGTTCAAAAGGATGGCTACTCGCAACAAAGGCCTGGCCGGTTAAATGACTTAATTGCGCAGCGACCTCCGCGCCAAAAGCCGCGCTCGCGTTCACCCCCGTTCCCACCGCCGTGCCGCCTTGCGGCAAAATCCGCAGCCTTGCTAGACCTTCTTCAAGGCGCTGACTATTACTACGGATTTGCCCCGCCCATGCGCCCAACTCTTGACCCAAGGTAATCGGCAACGCATCCATTAAATGCGTGCGGCCGGTTTTCACCACCGATTTTAATTCCTCAGCCCGCCGTTCAATAGTTTCGGTCAAATGCGCTAATGCGGGCAGCAATTGCTCCTGAATCTGTAAGGCCGCTGCCACATGAATAGCGCTGGGAATGACATCGTTAGAGCTTTGGCTCATATTCACGTGATCATTAGGATGCACCGCTGCACCCAAGGCGCGGCTCGCCAAGGTCGCAATCACTTCATTCGCATTCATATTAGTACTGGTGCCGGAACCGGTTTGAAACACACTAATGGGAAATTGCTCGTCATAGTCACCGGCGGCTACCGCTTGCGCCGCATGCGCGATCGCCGTCGCCATCGCACTATTTAAACGCCCCGCGGCTTGATGACTTAAAGCACACGCTTGCTTAATCAAACCCAATGCCCGAATAAATGCACGCGGCAATCGGATATCGCTAATATCAAAATTATTCAGCGCGCGCTGCGTTTGCGCACCATATAAAGCATCGGCCGGGACGACCACATCACCCATGCTGTCTTTTTCAATACGTTGCTTAGTCATAATGGATCTCTACTTTTAAGGGAAACACTAACAGCGCTCATGCAAACAAACACCCATGTTATACTGCCAGCTCCTTTTCCAAACTGTTTTGTGCTCATGGATCTCACAACTTTAACAGCTTTATCCCCTATCGACGGTCGCTACGCTAGCAAATGCGACACGCTACGTCCTATATTTAGCGAATACGGACTCATGCGCCATCGTTTACTCGTAGAAATCCGTTGGCTGCAAGCACTGGCCGCGCACGAAGGTATTCGCGAAGTACCGCCGTTATCCAACGCAGCACAACAACATTTAGAACAACTGCTTAGTAATTTTAATCTCGACGGCGCAGCTGAGATCAAAAACATTGAACGCACGACCAATCACGATGTGAAAGCGATTGAGTACTACATTAAAAACAACATCGCCGCGCACAAAGAACTCAATGCCATTAACGAATTTGTGCACTTCGCCTGCACTTCCGAAGATATTAACAATTTATCGTACGGTGTTATGTTAAAAACCGCACGTGACGAAGTTTTAGTCCCTGAACTTAACGCTATCATTCAACACTTACGCAACTTAGCGCATCAATGGGCCGATGTGCCGATGTTGTCACGTACTCACGGCCAAACCGCATCACCCACCACAGTGGGCAAAGAATTAGCCAATGTAGTGCATCGTTTACAACGTCAAGTAAAACAAATTCAAGCGATTGAAATCAGCGGCAAAATTAACGGCGCAGTGGGCAACTTCAACGCGCATCAAGTCGCTTATCCCAATGTCGATTGGCCTGCTTTCGCTAAACAATTTGTAGAAGCCTTAGGCTTGCATTGGAATCCTTACACCATTCAAATCGAACCACATGATTGCATCGCTGAATTATTTCACGCAGTCGCACGCACCAATACTATTTTAATAGATACCAGTCGTGACATTTGGGGTTACATCTCACTGGGTTA
The nucleotide sequence above comes from Gammaproteobacteria bacterium. Encoded proteins:
- a CDS encoding class II fumarate hydratase; protein product: MTKQRIEKDSMGDVVVPADALYGAQTQRALNNFDISDIRLPRAFIRALGLIKQACALSHQAAGRLNSAMATAIAHAAQAVAAGDYDEQFPISVFQTGSGTSTNMNANEVIATLASRALGAAVHPNDHVNMSQSSNDVIPSAIHVAAALQIQEQLLPALAHLTETIERRAEELKSVVKTGRTHLMDALPITLGQELGAWAGQIRSNSQRLEEGLARLRILPQGGTAVGTGVNASAAFGAEVAAQLSHLTGQAFVASSHPFEQMSAQDTAVEMSGHLNTLAVSLMKIANDLRWMNSGPLAGLGEISLPALQPGSSIMPGKVNPVIPEVVAMAAAQVMGQHVTLTIAGQSGNFQLNVMLPLIAHNLLNSIDLLSRAARSLTDKAIAGFTINTERLQQTLAQNPILVTALNDEIGYERAAQIAKRAYQEGRPIFDVALEMVDTLDAEQLRRLLDPIGLARGARSL
- the purB gene encoding adenylosuccinate lyase — protein: MDLTTLTALSPIDGRYASKCDTLRPIFSEYGLMRHRLLVEIRWLQALAAHEGIREVPPLSNAAQQHLEQLLSNFNLDGAAEIKNIERTTNHDVKAIEYYIKNNIAAHKELNAINEFVHFACTSEDINNLSYGVMLKTARDEVLVPELNAIIQHLRNLAHQWADVPMLSRTHGQTASPTTVGKELANVVHRLQRQVKQIQAIEISGKINGAVGNFNAHQVAYPNVDWPAFAKQFVEALGLHWNPYTIQIEPHDCIAELFHAVARTNTILIDTSRDIWGYISLGYFKQKVIAGEVGSSTMPHKVNPIDFENAEGNLGLANSLFEHMAAKLPISRWQRDLTDSTVLRNLGVGLGHSVIAYSSFTKGLTKLELNEARLQEDLNNAWEILAEPIQTVMRRYGVEQAYEKLKTLTRGQSMNAASIQEFINTLAIPDDAKQALRELRPQTYIGNAADMARAI